The DNA segment TTTTTTATAAATTCATCATAATCATCAATGCTAAAAACAATCACCACAAAGGCATTACCACAAAAGTTAATTCCAGAGAACTCAGAAAGTCTATTAATAGATTTTATGTCGGTAAATTTTCCTTTTATTAACCTGTTTAAAAATTCAGATCTTATAATAGGAATATTCTCATTCAATTCTTCTTGGAGCAATCTATTTTTAGATAAATTGTCTAATATTAAACTATTTATCATATCAAATTCATTCTTATAGGTTATATTTGAATCTTCTTTATTTGAATTCTTAAGCAGTTTTACGATATTCTCTATAGGATTATAATTTCCATCTGAAAAGTAATATGCAAGCACCACTCCTAATATTAAACACAAAACAATTATAGTAGCTGACCATGTTTTTAATTGGCTTACCTTTCCCATCAGCTGACCGGATGGCATAATTGTAAGGCAAGTCCAATTAGTATTTAAAGACTTAACATATGAAATTAAATAATCAGAACCGTTTATATGTTCATTACCTACATAGGAATTGCGGCCAACTTTACTCAAAAGTTTATTTAAAGTTTCAGGAGCAATATTTGCATCACCGATAGAAATGCTGGTAATAATATTATTTTTATCATCAAGCATTAATATATTTCCCTTATACGGTTTTAGTGCCTTTTCCATAATTTTAGTCAGTGAAAAATCGTTCATTGTAATCATTAATGAAGATTTATACTCGGTATTATCAAATTCATATGTATATATATAAGCTGTCAACGATTTTTCTTCATTGCCTTTATGATAATTCATATTTCTTACCGTTTGACCGGATGAACCTTTTAAGATGCTTTTAAATGTTTGTTCGGACATATCGGAATACTGAAAAAAGTTATTAAAAACCATAGTTGAATCCAATTTGCCAATACTTCCGACAGCAATATCGCTGAATGGGAAATATACAAATATCTCATCTATAAAAGAATTTGTTGCTTTATAATTATCAAACTCTCTGCCGATTTCATAATATTTGTAAGGCAGCATTGTTGCAGTTCTATCGGGAAGAAATAAGGGCAGTATACTTGGATTTTGAGGAACCTCCTCAGCCAAGTGTTTAAGTTCGGAAAATCTCATGTCTACCAAATCCATTGTCTGTGATAATGACGTTAAAACACCTTGCTGCACTTCATTAGTAAGAGATCTGAATAAGCTTTTATTAATCCAGATACCAAGTAAAAATAAAGGTATACATAAAATAATAATATAGGAAATTATAAATTTAATAAATAAACTTGATTTTTTTAACTTATTATTTCTTTTATATGACTTGATAAATTTATCCACCGTATACCCCCCCCAATGCATCTTTATTTATTATATCTCTTAAAAATACCGCCAAATATATTTACAACAATGCCATATGAAAGTAATACATCCGTAAAAAATGCCTGCATTACCTGCAGGTATTTTTTACGCCCTTTTTCTTGACGCCCTTACATTCTTTTGTATTGCAGTAACCTTTCTATGCTCTTCGTTATACTGATCTACAAGCCTGCGAGATTTAAAGTTCAGATATAACCCTCCGAAAAACATTACAGCAGATAAAGCTGCAATAAATATATCTACACCGCTCATATAAACCCCTCCT comes from the Clostridiales bacterium genome and includes:
- a CDS encoding helix-turn-helix domain-containing protein — protein: MDKFIKSYKRNNKLKKSSLFIKFIISYIIILCIPLFLLGIWINKSLFRSLTNEVQQGVLTSLSQTMDLVDMRFSELKHLAEEVPQNPSILPLFLPDRTATMLPYKYYEIGREFDNYKATNSFIDEIFVYFPFSDIAVGSIGKLDSTMVFNNFFQYSDMSEQTFKSILKGSSGQTVRNMNYHKGNEEKSLTAYIYTYEFDNTEYKSSLMITMNDFSLTKIMEKALKPYKGNILMLDDKNNIITSISIGDANIAPETLNKLLSKVGRNSYVGNEHINGSDYLISYVKSLNTNWTCLTIMPSGQLMGKVSQLKTWSATIIVLCLILGVVLAYYFSDGNYNPIENIVKLLKNSNKEDSNITYKNEFDMINSLILDNLSKNRLLQEELNENIPIIRSEFLNRLIKGKFTDIKSINRLSEFSGINFCGNAFVVIVFSIDDYDEFIKKKFKVFQKLYKISALKTIEEMIKPLGKCYVLDLDNQAVAVINLLNDKMDSVYEMKSVGRKVIDYFNDNLGLSLTVGIGNTCHSVMDISKSYVEAKEASDYKIAKGKNSVITFNEINTHGNGIHYYSFHNEEVIIECLKAGNFIGISRVLETIMKNVSQNTISLREARCLYFEIINTAMKALSELRTEEYNRIMQGNVLPDLLKCETLDDVYKETVSFYRIICDAIKGSKHRKENEFKDKMVRYVAANFCNSNLSLSFLADKFSIPQSSLSKFFKNEIGDNFIDYINELRIKKAKEMLLKDEKNISDIAHECGYLDIHSFNRNFKKYTSITPSEFRETSNRKQRGDR